One Pedomonas mirosovicensis genomic region harbors:
- a CDS encoding lasso peptide biosynthesis B2 protein — MSRAYYQHDSLYFVTTESSYIVANIADGAYHMFSGPPSAVFQHLQAAADASFDGLARIPYAQAAAFIANLPQEDANSLFPRIRDTLEVRRHDIGLLQSSLLSVWPDSRTPHFLKCVAAFLLAFLLSAFCRAALSTKATAAVISFLRRRIRASRPGKGTDETYRHHLNSLRRFFYTSHNECYFDSMVTTIYFTVLGRRAQWVFGVMVPPFRAHCWVEIEGTLANDLVVRTAPYTPIFAI; from the coding sequence ATGTCACGGGCCTATTATCAGCACGACTCGCTTTATTTTGTAACAACAGAGTCTTCCTACATCGTCGCCAACATCGCAGATGGCGCCTACCATATGTTCTCAGGCCCTCCGTCGGCTGTGTTTCAACACCTACAGGCCGCAGCCGATGCCTCTTTCGATGGCCTTGCACGAATACCATACGCGCAGGCAGCGGCGTTCATTGCCAATCTCCCTCAGGAGGATGCCAACAGCCTTTTCCCGCGCATTAGGGATACGCTGGAGGTCCGCCGGCATGATATCGGCCTGCTCCAGTCCTCGCTTCTGTCGGTCTGGCCAGACAGTCGCACACCTCATTTCCTGAAATGCGTGGCGGCCTTCTTACTCGCCTTTCTGCTCTCGGCCTTCTGCCGTGCAGCGCTGTCCACCAAGGCAACAGCAGCCGTTATTTCCTTCCTGCGTCGGCGCATTCGTGCCAGCCGCCCCGGCAAGGGAACGGATGAGACCTATCGGCATCATTTGAATTCCTTGCGCCGATTTTTCTATACGTCCCACAACGAGTGCTACTTCGACTCGATGGTCACCACCATTTATTTCACGGTACTCGGCCGACGCGCCCAATGGGTTTTTGGCGTCATGGTGCCCCCATTTCGGGCACACTGCTGGGTGGAAATCGAGGGAACGCTCGCCAACGATCTGGTCGTCCGCACGGCGCCCTACACCCCGATCTTTGCGATATAG